A segment of the Mycobacterium intracellulare ATCC 13950 genome:
TTGGTCAGCCCGGTGGCGTGCACCACCGCGCCGGCGCACAGGAATAGCAGCGCCTTGAACAGTCCGTGGTTGACCAGGTGATAGACCGCACCCGCGACGCCGTCCGCGGTCCTGCTCGCGAATCCCGTTGTCAGGACTCCGGTTTGGGCGACGGTGTCCCAGGCCAGCAATCGCTTGAGGTCGTCTTGCAGCAACGCCATCGCCGCGCCGACCAGCGCCGAGGCCAGGCCGAGTCCGGTCAGCAGCGCCGGCAGCGACGGCAGGTTCACGAATACCTGCAGCCTGAGGCGGGCCAGCGCCACCACCCCGAGGTCGACCATCAGCGCCGAGAACAGCGCCGACACGGCGCCCGGGACGGGGGTGTGAGTGTCGGGCAGCCAGGCGTGGAACGGCACCAGGCCGGCCTTGGTCGCGAAGCCCGCCACCAGAAACGCGACCGCGAGCAGCGTCGCCCTGGTGGCACCGGTGGCGACGGCGCCGTGCAGTTGCCCGAAGTTCAGCGCCCCGGTCGCCGAGTAGAGCATCGCGCTGCCGATGAAAACCGAGAAGCCGGCGATGCTGGTGAGGACCAGGTTTTTGAAGGCGGCCTCCACCGCGATGGGGCGTTCCAGAAAGAAACCGGTCAGGCCGTAGCTGGCCAGCGCGGCCACCTCGAACCAGACGAACAGATTGACCGTGTCGGCGGTGAGCGCGGCCCCGATCAGCGCAGCCAACAGCAGCTGCACCAGGCAGGCCAGGCCACCCAGCTCTCGGCGGCCGAGGTCTCCGAGTTCGGAAAGCGCGCTGACCACCAACACGATGCCCACCCCGGCGGCCAGCGTGGCGAAGGTGAGCCCGAAAGGGTCTGCCACCAAGGCGATTCCGAGCGACGCACCCCGCACCGGGTGTTCGTTGGACAGGAAGTGCGTCAACAGATGACCGGTACCGGCGAACACGCGCGCGGCGACGCCCAGCAGCACCGCCAGCGATGCGCTCAACGCGGTCACCGCCACCCACAGCGGCGCCCGCCGCGCCCGCCGGGCGGCCAGCGGGGCCAGCACCGCGCCGATCAGCGGGAGCACCACTGGCAACGGGAGCAGCTGCGCGGGCGTCGGCACCGGCTCAGCCCCGCAGCTCGGTCAGGTCCGCCGCGTCGACGCTGCGGTAGTGCTGGGCAACCCGGACCACCACCGTCAAGAACACCGCGGTGATGGCCACCCCGATGACCACCGCGGTGATGCAGAAGTTCTGCAGCACCGGATCGGCCACATTCCCGGCAACCAGGTCTTTTTGAGTGCGCCCGCCCGGCAGCCCGGCGAGCACCGGCGCGGTCGAGTCGTTGCGATAGGCCATCGACACCAGCAGCAGATAGGTCGAGGACTCCATCAGTGACAGGCCGAGGACGATTTTGATCAGGTTGCGGCGCGACGTCACCGCGAACAAACCGAGGCAGAACAACACCCCGGCGGCGACGTAGTTGGCGACGATCATGATTCGTCCTCGTCGGGTGTCCAGTCATGTCCCATGCCCAGCAACGCGAACACCGCGATCGTGATGCCGGTGGCCACCTCCACCAACTCGGCGGCCGAGATCACCTGCAGCGTGCCACCGGCGCGGATCGTCTGTTGGGGCGCCAGCGGAAGCCAATTGTCCAGGAATGAACCGGTCAGCCACATGCCCACCAGGCCAACCGCGACAATGGCTGCGGCACCGGCCATTTCGGCGACCTCCAGCGTCGCCGGGCGCACCGCGGCGCGCACCGCGCGGTGCCCGAGCGCCGTATAGAGCAGGACGACGCAGCCCGCCAGCACCACCCCGGCGGGAAAACCGCCGCCGGGCGTGTAGCCCCACGCGGCCAGGTAGACCCCGGCGACCGCCAGGATGACCGCCGCGACGCGCGCGCCCACTCGCACCACCACCGTCATCGCGACCGCTCGCTCCGGGGCGGGCGCGCCCAGCGCGTCGTCGTCGGCGTGCTCGGGGGCGGGCTCCGGCTCGTCCCGGCGCTCTTGGTCTTCCGCCGCACGCGCCTGTGACTCCCGCCGGTCGGGGCCTTCGTCGGGGTCGGCCTTCTCCTGCTCGGCGCGCCCGGCGCTGGCTTCGCCGACGAACTCCGATCGCGGTTCGCGGCCCCGCGAGAGCAGCAGCACCGCGACGACGGCGGCCAGCAACAAAAACGTCTCGCCGAAGGTGTCGAAGGCTCGGCTGCCGTAGACCACTTCGCTGACCACCTCGGTGGTCCCCCACCGCGGCAGCGCGATCGCCATCGCGTGTCTTGCGATGTCCGGCAACGCGTTTGAACCGTCGGGCAAGGCCGTGAAGCCGACGGCCACCACGGCGGCGAAACCGCCGACCAGCAGCCCGCCCAGCCACGCGCGATGCCACCCGGCCTCGCGCGGGGATCGTCGATCAGTCATCGCGGGCACCACCATCGTCGAGGGCCTCGCCCAGCTCACCGGCGTCGAAAACGTCGGTGCGAATCTTCCCGATGGCGATCAGGTACAGGACCGGCTGGGCGATCGCGCCGACCGCGACCGTGGCGAGCGCGACGTCCGGCGCGGCCATGACCACGAACAGCGCGCCCAGCACGGTGCCCATCGCCGACAGGGCCATCACCGAACCGGTGATGCTGCGCAGGAACACCACCAGCACCGCGCAGCCGACGACCAGCGCCAGGCACAGATAGTCGACCGCCCACAGCGATGTCACCGGCCCGCTCCGGGCCCCTCGGGCTGGTCGATGACCGCGCCGTGCCACATCGGCACCCCGGTCTTGTACGCCGCCCGCGCCAACGCGTGCGCGGCGATCGGATTGACCAGCAGGAGCAACACGGCGACCAGCAGCGCCCTCGAGCCGTACTCGGTGAAAGGCCCTTTGGCCACCGCCAGACCGGCCAACAGCGGTAACGCGCCGGCGGTGATTGTCTTGGAGGAACACTGGATTCGCGTGTAGACGTCGGGCATGCGCAGGATGCCGATCGCCCCGCTCAGCGAAAAGAACACTCCCACAACGCATAAGACGATCACTAGTGCGTCGGTGACGACGGAGCTCACAGCAGACCCCGCTCCAGGTACCGCGCCCACACCAGCGCGCCGAGGTAACTGAACGAGGCCAGCCACAGCGCCACGTCCAGATAAATCGCGCGTTCGGCCACGGCGGCGTAGAACAACACCACCAGCGCGCACTGCGTGGAGATGGTGTTCAGCGCGACCACGCGATCCGACACCGACGGCCCCCGCGCCAGCCGAATCAGCAGGACGCACGCCACCAGCAGCTGCGCGATGCAGACCCCCGAAAGCACGCCGCTCATCCGCTTGTCCCGCCCCGAGACCGGCTCACCGCGATCACTCGGCTCTCCAGCGGCCCGTTCACCGATTCCCGCGCCGGGCCGCGCGGCACGGCCATCGCGTGATACTGCAACAGGTGCCGGCCGCGATCGAGGTCGACGAACTGGTTGTCCACGACCAGGGACGTCAGCAGGCCCGTCGCGGCGAGTTCCCCGTCGGAGCGCGCCTGGGTCGGCGCGATGATCATGCCCGAGCGCAGCGGCCGCGACGGCGACAAGATGCGGCGCGACAGCGACAGGTTGGCGGCCACGATGCGCGCCGCACAGGCGGCCGCGAGCGCCACCAATGCGGCGAGACGGCGAGGCGCCAACGCCGACCACGGCCCGGCGACCGGGCCCAGCGGAGCGAAAGCGAACCCGCACCCCACCGCCACCACCAGGCCGACCAGCAGGTTTTCCACTGTCGGGGTCCAGGTCAGCAGGATCCACACCGCAAAAGCCCATGCCGTCAGCGCCACCACCCGCTGCGCACGCGCCGCAATGCCCACCCCGATGCCCACCTTTCGCCCTCGTATCGCGGGGACGGTCCGGGATACCCGTCGCACGGCATGATCAACCGTCCACGGTGGGCCGCACCCCGAATAACGATTGCGTCACGATCGACATCACGATTGGTTAAGAACGGGTGCGTTCTCTTAGAAATTTGCGGACCGCTTCACGGTTCGCTTAGCAAAGACGGCCGCGAGCGCCCTCAGCGGCCCAAGCGCGCCCCGTCGTTCGTCGTCAGCGAACATCGCCACTGTTTGCCTCCGCTACTTTGGATTTCGAGGATCGGGAGCCTCAGTCGAAAGAAATCCATTTCGTTTCGAAGGACAACAAACATCATGAAAATCAGCAGTATTGTCGCGCGCCGCCGAGTGGCCGGAGTCAGCGCCGGCTGCCTGCTCGGGGGGATGGCCATGGGCATCGTCGGCGCGCCGTCGGCTGCCGCGGCACCCGACTGCAGCCCCGCCGGTGTGAACTCCACCGTCTCCTCGGTGCAAGGATCCGCCGAGCAGTATCTGGCTGCGCACCCCGGGGCCAACCAGGTGGTGACGGCCGCCTATGGCCAGCCGCGCCCCGAGGCCGCATCGAGCCTGCGCAGCTACTTCACCGGGCACCCGCAGGAGTACTACGACCTGCGCGGCATCCTGGCGCCGATCGGCGAGACCGAACGGCAGTGCAACGTCACCGCCCTGCCGCCGTACCTGGAGTCGGCCTACCACGAGTTCATGGCCGGCTGATCCAGCCCACGAGACGACCCGCCACGACGTTGTGGCGGGTCGTTTCCGCGTTGACCCCCGAGGACCCGTGTGAACGGCTTTGCGGGCGGGTACTTCTGGCGAATATCGGTGCGGGCGGCGAACGGGAGTGGAGGGCCGATGATGCGACTGCGTCGCAGCGTGCTGAGCAAGCCGGGAATCGCGCGCAAGCGTCGCGGAAAGGGCTTCTCGTACTACGAGCCGGGCGGCAAGCCGGTTTCCGATCCGGAAACCCTGCAGCGCATCAAGGATCTGGTCATCCCGCCGGCGTGGAAGAAGGTGTGGATCTCGCCGCATCCGAACGGCCACATCCAGGCCGTCGGCGTCGACGCCGCCGGCCGCCGGCAGTACCTCTACCACTCCGCGTGGCAGGCCGAACGCGCCGAGGAGAAGTTC
Coding sequences within it:
- a CDS encoding heme-binding protein — encoded protein: MKISSIVARRRVAGVSAGCLLGGMAMGIVGAPSAAAAPDCSPAGVNSTVSSVQGSAEQYLAAHPGANQVVTAAYGQPRPEAASSLRSYFTGHPQEYYDLRGILAPIGETERQCNVTALPPYLESAYHEFMAG
- a CDS encoding monovalent cation/H+ antiporter complex subunit F; the encoded protein is MSGVLSGVCIAQLLVACVLLIRLARGPSVSDRVVALNTISTQCALVVLFYAAVAERAIYLDVALWLASFSYLGALVWARYLERGLL
- a CDS encoding Na(+)/H(+) antiporter subunit B produces the protein MTSLWAVDYLCLALVVGCAVLVVFLRSITGSVMALSAMGTVLGALFVVMAAPDVALATVAVGAIAQPVLYLIAIGKIRTDVFDAGELGEALDDGGARDD
- the mnhG gene encoding monovalent cation/H(+) antiporter subunit G — its product is MFFSLSGAIGILRMPDVYTRIQCSSKTITAGALPLLAGLAVAKGPFTEYGSRALLVAVLLLLVNPIAAHALARAAYKTGVPMWHGAVIDQPEGPGAGR
- a CDS encoding sodium:proton antiporter; the protein is MIVANYVAAGVLFCLGLFAVTSRRNLIKIVLGLSLMESSTYLLLVSMAYRNDSTAPVLAGLPGGRTQKDLVAGNVADPVLQNFCITAVVIGVAITAVFLTVVVRVAQHYRSVDAADLTELRG
- a CDS encoding MnhB domain-containing protein; the encoded protein is MVVPAMTDRRSPREAGWHRAWLGGLLVGGFAAVVAVGFTALPDGSNALPDIARHAMAIALPRWGTTEVVSEVVYGSRAFDTFGETFLLLAAVVAVLLLSRGREPRSEFVGEASAGRAEQEKADPDEGPDRRESQARAAEDQERRDEPEPAPEHADDDALGAPAPERAVAMTVVVRVGARVAAVILAVAGVYLAAWGYTPGGGFPAGVVLAGCVVLLYTALGHRAVRAAVRPATLEVAEMAGAAAIVAVGLVGMWLTGSFLDNWLPLAPQQTIRAGGTLQVISAAELVEVATGITIAVFALLGMGHDWTPDEDES
- a CDS encoding Na+/H+ antiporter subunit E, which encodes MGIGVGIAARAQRVVALTAWAFAVWILLTWTPTVENLLVGLVVAVGCGFAFAPLGPVAGPWSALAPRRLAALVALAAACAARIVAANLSLSRRILSPSRPLRSGMIIAPTQARSDGELAATGLLTSLVVDNQFVDLDRGRHLLQYHAMAVPRGPARESVNGPLESRVIAVSRSRGGTSG
- a CDS encoding complex I subunit 5 family protein; translation: MPTPAQLLPLPVVLPLIGAVLAPLAARRARRAPLWVAVTALSASLAVLLGVAARVFAGTGHLLTHFLSNEHPVRGASLGIALVADPFGLTFATLAAGVGIVLVVSALSELGDLGRRELGGLACLVQLLLAALIGAALTADTVNLFVWFEVAALASYGLTGFFLERPIAVEAAFKNLVLTSIAGFSVFIGSAMLYSATGALNFGQLHGAVATGATRATLLAVAFLVAGFATKAGLVPFHAWLPDTHTPVPGAVSALFSALMVDLGVVALARLRLQVFVNLPSLPALLTGLGLASALVGAAMALLQDDLKRLLAWDTVAQTGVLTTGFASRTADGVAGAVYHLVNHGLFKALLFLCAGAVVHATGLTKLSEMGGLVRRRPLLTAAFTVGVLSIAGLPPLNGYASLGLIHKGLSDRPAVLGCALLAQVLTVAALGRAAYLGFYRRRNRAYAHLEPIRPGMKASLIMLSACCLGFGVLAGPFVAHVAGPATAGLLDPAGYAAGALGSAVTLPNPGVGFGYVEPKTLGSIAIELILGVALLVLALRRDGVARSLGWLRRVHTGSINDYAAFVTGGMIVVSCALLL